Below is a genomic region from Sorghum bicolor cultivar BTx623 chromosome 9, Sorghum_bicolor_NCBIv3, whole genome shotgun sequence.
CAGAATGCCGAAAATTAACACCTTTGGGTTCATCCTCCTCATGATTTTCAGTACCCTATCCCTCGCGCTATCGATGGCTACTGTCTCATCGCCGAGGTTcttcatctggtacatgcagttGATTATAAGCACTTCATCCTCCTCAATGTTGAGATCTTCGATCTGAATATCTTCATATCGTGAGTAAATGCCCTGATACTGAAAGGGTACCTTGTACATGTTTGCATAGTCCGCCATCAGCTTCCCTGCCCGCTCAATGTTCTCCAAGGGGGTGAAACCAGGCCGAGGCACTTCTATACCTGTGATCCGAAGCCTTGGAGGCACTCCTTGCTCACCGAAAAGCTGAATCAGCGACGGCCATTGAAACCCATAGCACACACCAATTTCGACGACGTGCACCTTGGATTGCCCCACTGAAGCTTGCAAGATAGTTTGGTTAGCGAAGGTGTATGATGCCCTGAGGAAAGGGCAAACTGTAAGATAGAAGTTGTAGACCCTCAACACATCTTCATCGCTTATTCGCTTTGCCAGCACCTTGTGGAACAACTGACTCCCCGTCCCAGCCAGGCGTGCCTCAAGGCCATTCACGAAGTAAAATGCCAGTCTCTGGCAACAGTCTCCATCTCTCGAGGAGTGCTGCCTTATCTTCTTGATGAGCTCACCAGCCAAGAGACGGTCGTCAGCTGCAACAGCTTGTGCACAGTGGTTGAGGAGGGTCCTGAGGTCGACCACCTCTTTCTTGAGCTGCCTAGTACCCCGCAACTTCTGTCGAGCAGGTGTTTTGCTTTGACCCTTTGGTGAAGTTTCACTTGCTTCCTTTGCAGCCATGTCTCTCAGCCTTGCTGTTTCAATGAAACAGTCCAGACCATAGCATAGCAGGACCCTGTCGAACTTTTCGTTTCGGCTTATTTCGCAAGTGATGGTATAGTTTTTACTTCTCCCTTCCCTGGTATCCGAATCTTGGATATATGGACTGTTCCTGTAGTCGGTAATCTGAAAGATTGCATATTTGCTCTTCCTGGCTACTATCTTTGCCTTAGTAGTGGTCAGTCTGCAGATCGAAAGCTTGTCTTTTTCCAAACAGATCACCATCTTATCAAACCTGTTCCCATCCTCGGCTTCTCTTCTAATTTCCAAGGCAGAGAAACCAAATCTTGAGGTCCTCCCAGTGCTTGCCAGTGGCTGCTGATATGGCAGGAAAAGACTCCTGCCATAGCTATTTGGAATCAATGGGGCTGGCAAGGGCTGCAACATTCTGTGACTGGATTCCTCGAAAAACATGCTGTGACTGGAAATGTCAGTAGTGAAACTGCTTCTGCGAGGCCTTTTGTGATAACTGTTGCTACCCTCACCTGGTCCTTCTCCTGCTTCGCCGCTGTGATGGAGCGGTGACCAGTCGAGTGAAGGCGGGTTTACCTGCTCCAGAATATCAAAAAAGGCCTTCTCAGCAGCCTGAAGGGCGGCCTCCCCTTCATGCAAGCCGACCCTCTCATCAACGTCCTCCATCAGGATCTGGCTTATGTGGTGAAGAGCATTGTTTGATCTAATCCTTTGGTAgtctggactaacccctgcagcaaTCTGAAGGTGGTTCTGTCCGAGGTTGCTACTGACATTGTACATTCGAGGGATGGTAACTACAGCGGAGAATTGCATGTTTGATTCATTGGTTGATTGGGAGAAGAACTGGGGATCACATAGTCTGTGGTCAGACAGTGTGAGTTGTTGCTGAGAAGAAGAAGAGCCATCTTGCTGTTGTCCAGGCGTTGTAAGGGTGTACAGATCATCAAAGGGACACTCAATCAGCATCGAATATTAACCACACTGGGAGGATTAGCCCTTTAATAGAACAAAAATGTTCAGCTTGTCTCTGAGAGGAAAACTAGTTTGTATTAGAATGAATTTCTGCAAAGATAACAAAAATTAGGTCTATCTTACTCGTATGCTGGATTAATCCGTTATAATTCATGCACCTAATTCAAAGTTTTGTTAATAAATGTTTTTATGTAATAGGTGATTTACATCAGCTAGATTCTACTGTCACTAGCAAAGCATGTTTTTAGGTAGGTGGGTGTGTGGGGGGTGCTTAGTGTCACATTAGTGGTAATCATTAACAAATGGATACGATCGACCCACGCACACTGTGATGGGTTCATGAtgttagaaaagaaaacaactGTTAGCTTAGCCTATTCAGAGTCTTACTGTTGGCATCAGTGGCACACATGAAAGACTGATTTACAACATTTCTTGCAGCAAAATGGATGCTCCTAATTCTTCTTATCTCTTGTCTGAGCTGCAGGATGCATGCATAATGCCTAATCTAGCTTGGACATTGAAACTGTACTTCACATACCTTTATTAGTAGCAATGTCACCTATGTCCAAGTCCTCAGGAGGTGGCAGGAAGAAGAGGGCATGTCTTTCTCTCCAGGCAATCCAAGCAGCTTTATATAgagatcaaaaaaaaaatatattgacCATTCAAGACTTGAGGTGCCCTGTGATGTTGTTACACTGAACAGTGAGACTGGCATCAACGTAAGCCAACGTAACGCAACTTGCCCTTttgttaattatttctctaattTCTTCTCAAGCAACACCGCCCATGGGGTTGTCGACATCCAGGATGCAGACAGAGAATGGTCCAGACTGTCTTCTCATCCTCTCTATAATTTAGCCGTTCAGCTCTGCACTTTGGAAGATCAATAACAGACCAAAATTGGGAGCAAAGAACGAGGCCACTTGATCAGTTCAGCTGGTTAGGGTTCCGTGTTCATGAAGGAGTTTGACAATATCAACGATCTGCCCAACTAACTTGCAAGAAGGTTAATGTGAACAGTATGATGGATTTATATCCTAATAATGCTTTAAAAAACTTTTTGACCATATAGATGAAGTCATAATTATTCACCTGAATGAGAATGATACCATACACATGATGTTTTTGTTCACCCATATGGCAAACTTAGGTTCAACTTGATGTGGAACTACAAGAAATATATCAGATAATGCATGGCCCAATGCTTCAGAATGATGTCATCCTACTTTCCTGTTTGTATTTCAAGGACAGCAGAGATGCATATACTttttggaaaaagtctacttcaTACCCCCAACTATAGGGGATGGACTACTTAACCCAACTTTGAAACCGGACGTTTTATCCTATGAACTTTTCAAAATCGTTCAAATAACTCCTTAGGTGGTTTTCGATGGTGAttttgctacagtaaccatGGTATTGCTAAAGTGATAGCGGttttgtcttttctttttttttgtttatttcgGCTGAacctttaaaaaatcataataaatcataaaaaaaaatcataaaatctaAAATCCAAATTTGTTGGACtctacatgagtagatctacacactgaatatataatatggcatactttagtacaaagtttttattaTAGATTTTATAGAAAATAACACATTAAAATCATCATATTATTTTCTGTAAAATCTACAAGAAAAACATTTTACTAAAGTACTTcctccacgaaagaatcaattcctagaatctgtgtcagtcaaacttttttaagtttgactaactttatagaaaagagtaacaacatgtatgacataaaatgtgcatcatatgaaaatatattctataatgaatctaatgatactaatttgataccataatTTTTTGCGTTTTTTCCTAGAAATttgatcaaagtttaaaaaaattgacttaggataattttagaaattgattctttcgtggacggagggagtatatcatattattatatattcactatgtagatctactctcgtgaagtccaacaaaattagattttttattttatgatttttctagattatttatgtttttttaaaaaaatcagccgaaataaataaaaaagaaaaggataaaACCGCTATCACGGTAGCAAAACCACGGTTACTCTAGCGAAACCACTGTTGAAAACTGCGTAAGAGGGTTATTTAAATGGTTTTGGAAAGTTCAAAGGGTAAAACATCCGATTTTGAAGTTGACAGGGTTAAATAGTTCACTCTCTTGGGGGTGAAGTATACTTTTTTGTGCGTCTCCAAGTTTCAATATTTTGCCCACAGGTGTCCCATCTGTAGCGAACTACAAGGGCAGTCAGCAGCAGATATATATTTGATAAAGTAGATGCAGTCGCACCATATTGCGTAACAGCAGGCATAAGCAAACCAAGAAATGAACCATCTTTCTTCTCTATGATGAAAACTAGAGTAATAAACTAATAATGGACTGGCAGACAGTCGACGACACTACGTACAAGATGCAGGCACAGCTAATGGTGCCAAATGGAGTGATAGAAACAAATGAATCCAGGTTGGTACGAGACTGAACCAGTCAaaaatcatatttttttttcaatcgTTTTTCTTGTAAAGAATGAAGATATATAGTCCATTTACTAAAGTTAATAAGAGTAAAATAAAGTCTAGAAATGGCACCAGTGAAACAAATGCAAGTGTATAGTCCTAAAAACTTCATCCATTCCAAAATTATAAGGCATTTCATCTTTTCTAAATACAATGTTTTCACTGTGTATTAGAagtagtgtatatctaagtgcgtATCACAATAATGTATGTATAAAAGTCAAAATGccatataatttgaaatggaggaaATATATTAATTAAATTTGCAAATCAACAATCTTTCATGCTGCAAGGTTGTTCAAACCTGGTGCTCTACTCTGGCAGGGTCATTGCAGAAGCATGTTCATTTGGTGCTGACGTATCTGGCAGCCAGGCATACCTGCATCTCCATCATCTGTTGCAAACTTTTCCATGGAAGATTTTTTTAGCAGCTCTTAACCATATTTCTGACAGTTACCATGCACCAGGATATTCTAGAACAGAGCTCTGGCATTGGGTTTATGGAATGATGCTTCTGGCCAAAATTGGAACCTATGCAAAGGCAAAATGCCGTCGCATCGATAACTCCAATGGAAAAGGCACAATGACACATACAGGACGATATGATTCATCTGATAAAATAAAGCTGCCTTACAGTTTGGTTTTGCTCAATATCGCCTGTAACAAAACCCAGAACATTCATGCGCTAAAAGTTTTTTTTATGAAACAGGAGGGTTTTAACACCCATACTGGAATTTTATTGAATTTAACGGAATACAGATTACAGAGACATGAAATCACGAAACaaagaaaatttaaaaaattatacATAATTCTGTAGCCATAAATCAATCTGTGGGTGTAATTTTGTTTTTGCTCGTAGGATAACTAGAGCAAATTCCTTCTTGAACACTGATCTGCACCTTCGCACTGTATGGGAAATGTTGCTGAAGATCAAGCCATTCATCATCCAAATAGACTAACACATGGTGATAATTATTTCCATAAAGAAAGGGATCTGCAGCTGAATTTTGAAGCTATCTATAATGGATGGAGGATCCAAGGTATTGGGCATGTCAGATTAAGAGTGTCCCAGCAGGCTAAAGAGAAGGGACAATGAAAAAGAAGATGACTAACTTCTTGATACAAAGATACAAACTCTCTTGCgcatttttggaaaaaaaagtaATGGTTCTTTGATGTGGTTTCTAGACTTATTTCTATATGAAATCTAACATATGTGTTTATACAAGAGAAAAATAGGAACTTAGAACTTATATATAAATGTTTATAGAACATATAAAGAATGAAAAACAACGCACTTCTGGCAAGCGCCCTAGAACTCTAGAAGGTCTACACAGCTAGGGGCTGGACCATCCTAGCATAGTAGCTTACAAGTTCAAATTTTCGAGATTACAAAAAATGGTAGAAAATCGAGATAAGGGTAGCGACAAAACCTACAAAGTGGGTTTGCACCTCCGCTGCTGCCTGCGTGACCAAATTCCGACGTCTGGGAAGAGCGCTCCTACTACTTCGACATTAGAAGCGTTTGGCCAAGCCTCGTAGGTGTTCCTTTTCGACATGGAAGCATTCGGCCCAGCCTCGTCGTAGGTGTTCCTTTTTGACATGTTTGGTGTGGAGAGATCTGTGGCCAAACCCAAACCCAACAATCCGTATATATAGAACACATAAAGAATGACAGAAACAAAGTATTGCAGCCATTTTCTTTCGTCATAGGCCAGTTAAAAACTGAaggaaatataaatatatatgtggAGTAACAAGCCAGAATCCCTCCTTCCATGACAATCTCCTATATCACCTGACAAAAGTAGTTTACAGTCTATAGGGTTCTGGACTCATCGTGTTCTCACTAACTATCTGAATCTTACTGTTACTGATCAGCACATGATTCATTAATCTTCCATTTGGACAATGCATACAGTACTCTGCCTTTCCACCCTTGTAGTAGCCAGCCGCTGTCTTCATCAGCAACAAAGTCCTCATGGtaaaattctttcttcatcaataaCATTGACTTCATGATGGCAGGATCGAGAGGAAGCTGCTCGAACCCAACCTTGAGGCACCTTGCTTGCCactgctggtaagtttctggccTCTCAATCCTGTCAGCACTCTCACATGCTATGACGTTTAAGATCTCCCGCCCAAGTATCCCACCCTCTAACAGCTTTCTCGCTTCATTACCCCGTGAAGCATTCACGTCAAGCATGTCAAACAGTGAGGAGTAATGGAACAGAAGCTCTTTGAAACGTGTTACGAAGAAGGGGGAACTGTATGATCCATTCAGAATGCCGAAAATAAACACCTTTGGGTTCATCCTCCTCATGATCTTCAGTACCCTATCCCTTGCGCTATCCATGGCTACTGTCTCATCGCCGAGGTTCTTCATTCGGTACAAGCAGTTGATTATAAGCACTTCATCCTCCTCAATGTTGAGATCTTCGATCTGAATATCTTCATATCGTGAGTAAATGCCCTGATACTGAAAGGGCACCTTGTACATGTTTGCATAGTCAGCCAACAGCTTCCCTGTCCGCTCAATGTTCTCCAAGGGGCTGAAACCTGGCCGAGGCACTTCTATACCTGTAATCCGAAGCCTTGGAGGCACTCCTTGGTCACCGAAAAGCTGAATCAGTGATGGCCATTGAAAACCAGTGTAGACACCAAAATCGATGATGTGCACCCTAGAGTGGCCTGCTGACGTTTCAATAATAGTTTGGTTAGCGAAGGTGTATGATGCCCTGTGGAAAGGGCAAACTGCaagataaaagttgtagacCTTCAACATGTCATCTTCGCTTATCCGCTTTGCCAGCATCTTGGGGAACAACTGGCTCCCTGTCCCAGCCAGGCGTGCCTCAAGGCCATTCACGAAGTAAAATGCCAGTCTCTGGCAACACTCTCCATCTCTTGAGGAGTGTTGTCTTATCTTCTTGATGAGCTCACTGGCCAACAGACGGTCATCAGCTGCCACAGCCTGTGCACAGTGGATGAGGAGGCTCCTGAGATCGACCACCTCTTTCTTGAGCTGCCTAGTACCCCGAGACTTCTGTTGAGCAGTTGATTTGCTTTCACCCTTTGGTGAATTCTTGCTTGCTTCCTTTGCAGCCATGTCTCTCAACCTTGCTGTTTCATTGAAACAGTCCGGACCATAGCATAAAAGAACACTGTCGAGCTTATCATTGTGGTTTATTTCGCAAGTGATGGTACAATTTTTACCCCACCCTTCCCTGTTATCCAAGTCTTGGATATATGGATTGTTCCTGGGGTCTGATATCTGAAAGATCGCATATTTGCTCTTGCCGGCTACCTCTTTCGCTTTAGCAGTGGTCAGTCTGCAAATGGAAAGCTTGTCGCCAACCAAATGGATCACCATCTTATCGAACCCCTTTGCATCCTTGGCTTCTCTTCTAATTTGCAAGGCAGGGAAACCAAATCTCGAGGCCCTCCCAGTGCTTGCCAAAGGCTGATATGGCTGGAAAGAACTCCTGCCATAGCTATATGGACTCAATGGGGCTTGCAAGGACTGCAACATGCTGTTACTGAAAATGTCAGTAGTGAAACTGCTTCTGCGAGGCCTTTTGTGATAACTGTTGCTACCCTCACCTGGTCCATCCCCTGCTTCGCCGCTGTGATGTAGCGGTGACCACTCGAGTGAAAGCGGGTATACCTGCTCAAGAATACCGTGGAAGGACTTCTCAGCGGCCTGAAGGGCGGCCTCTCCTTCATGCGAGCCGACCCTATCATCGATGTCTTCCATCAGGATCTGGCTTATGTGGTGAAGAGCGTTGTTTGGTCTGACCATTTGGTAGTCTGGACTAACTCCTGTAGGAATCTGAATGTGGTTCTGTCCGAGGTTGCTACTGACATTGTACATTCCAGGGATGGTGACTACACCAGAGAATTGCATGTTTGATTCATTCGTTAATTGGGAGAAGAACTGGGGATCACATAGTCTTTGGTCATACAGTGTGAGTTGTTGCTGAGAAGAAGAGGTAGAAAAGCCATCTTGCCGTTGTCCAGGCGTTGTAATGGTGTACAGATCATCAAAGGGAGACTCAATCCTCATCGAATAGTAACCAAACTGGAAGGATTATTATCCCTTCAATAGAACACAAGTGTTCAGCTTGTCTCCGAGAGGAAAACTAGTTTGTATTCCAATGAATTTTctgcaaagacaacaaaaattaggtccatcttttttttctcgaacagcgCAGGAGAACTGCGCGTCATTTCATTAAGGAAGAAAAAAGGTACAAAGGTCATAGAGACCCATACAAAGGTCACAGAGACCCAAACAACACACTCATACCTGGATTAATCCGTTATAATTCATGCACTTAATATTCAAAGTTTTGATAATAAATGTTTTTAGATAATAGGTCATTTACATCTGCTAGATTCTACTGTCACTAGCAAAGCATGTTTTTAGCTAGGCGGGGATGTGGTGGTGCTTAGGTGTCACACTAGTGGTACAAGCGTCAACAAATGGATATGATCAACCCATGCACTGTGATGGGTTGATGAtgttagaaaagaaaacaacagTTAGCTTTATTTGCCTATTAAGAATCTTCTTGTCGGCATCAATGTCACACATGAAAGACTCATTTACAACATTTCTTGCAGCAATTATGGATGCTCCTAATTTTTCTTATCTCTTGTCTGAGCTGCAGGATGCATGCATAATCCTAATCTAGCTTGGACATAAAGAGCAAGTGTTGAAGCTGTACTTCACATACCTTTATTAATAGCAATGTCACCTATGTCCCAGGCCTTCAGCAGGAGGTGGGGGAAGAAGAGGGCATGTCTTTCTCTCCAGGCAATGCAAGCAGCCTTATATAGacataaaaaaaaattcttgaCCAACAAGACTTGAGGTGTCCTTTGATGTTGTTACACTGAACAGTGAGACTGGCATCAATGTAAACCAAGCAAAGTTATCGCCTCCCATTGCCCTTTGTTTTTCTCTAATTTCTTCTCAAGCAACACCGCCCATAGGAATGTCGACATCCAGGATGCAGACAGAGAATGGTCCAGGCTGTCTTCTCATCCTCTCTATAAACTTAACTCTGCAGTTTGGAAGATCGATAACAGGCAAAAATTGGGAGCAAAGACCAAAGAGCAAGAGCACTTGATGAGCTCAGCTGGTTAGGGTTCCGTGTTCATGAAGGAGTTTGACAATATCATCCATCTGCCCAGCTAACTAGCATGAAGGTTAATGTGAATAAT
It encodes:
- the LOC8067319 gene encoding scarecrow-like protein 9, whose protein sequence is MAAKEASKNSPKGESKSTAQQKSRGTRQLKKEVVDLRSLLIHCAQAVAADDRLLASELIKKIRQHSSRDGECCQRLAFYFVNGLEARLAGTGSQLFPKMLAKRISEDDMLKVYNFYLAVCPFHRASYTFANQTIIETSAGHSRVHIIDFGVYTGFQWPSLIQLFGDQGVPPRLRITGIEVPRPGFSPLENIERTGKLLADYANMYKVPFQYQGIYSRYEDIQIEDLNIEEDEVLIINCLYRMKNLGDETVAMDSARDRVLKIMRRMNPKVFIFGILNGSYSSPFFVTRFKELLFHYSSLFDMLDVNASRGNEARKLLEGGILGREILNVIACESADRIERPETYQQWQARCLKVGFEQLPLDPAIMKSMLLMKKEFYHEDFVADEDSGWLLQGWKGRVLYALSKWKINESCADQ
- the LOC8067318 gene encoding scarecrow-like protein 9 is translated as MYNVSSNLGQNHLQIAAGVSPDYQRIRSNNALHHISQILMEDVDERVGLHEGEAALQAAEKAFFDILEQVNPPSLDWSPLHHSGEAGEGPGEGSNSYHKRPRRSSFTTDISSHSMFFEESSHRMLQPLPAPLIPNSYGRSLFLPYQQPLASTGRTSRFGFSALEIRREAEDGNRFDKMVICLEKDKLSICRLTTTKAKIVARKSKYAIFQITDYRNSPYIQDSDTREGRSKNYTITCEISRNEKFDRVLLCYGLDCFIETARLRDMAAKEASETSPKGQSKTPARQKLRGTRQLKKEVVDLRTLLNHCAQAVAADDRLLAGELIKKIRQHSSRDGDCCQRLAFYFVNGLEARLAGTGSQLFHKVLAKRISDEDVLRVYNFYLTVCPFLRASYTFANQTILQASVGQSKVHVVEIGVCYGFQWPSLIQLFGEQGVPPRLRITGIEVPRPGFTPLENIERAGKLMADYANMYKVPFQYQGIYSRYEDIQIEDLNIEEDEVLIINCMYQMKNLGDETVAIDSARDRVLKIMRRMNPKVLIFGILNGLYSSPFFMTRFKELLFHYSSIFDMLDTNAPRDNEERKLLEGGMLGREILNIVACEGADRIERPETYQQWQGRCLKAGFEQLPLDPAVMKSMLLMKKEIYHEHFVADEDNGWLLQGWKGRVLYALSKWKVNELCADQ